TCTGAAATATTACTGTAAAAAGCCTTGCAAAAAAACAGTCAAATCTTTCATTTGTATAGCATTtgagtctggcaccatcctaTTGGCATATgccttcaaaatatttatatatattgaTAAGACCCCCTCTCaatcttctcttctccagactaaacagtGTCTCCTCacaagagagatgctccagactTCTCATCATCCATGTGGCCATCACTGAACCGTTTCCaggattttcttctcctttgtgTCCTGAGAAGCCCAGAACTaggcacagcactgggcacagcactccagatgtggcctcactACTGCTAAATAAAGGGGCAGGATCATCTGCCTTGACTTGCTGGCAATGTTCTTCCTAATGCACCCCCAGGATACCATTTGCTTTCTTGGCTGGCTCATGGAGAGTTTTTTGTCTGCCAGAAttcccaggtccttctccatAGAACCACTTCACAGAAGTCAgaccccagcctgtgctggtacGTGAGGCaattcctccccaggtgcaggaccttaCACTTTGTTGAACCTCATTAGGTTTCTCTCTGCCCAACCCTCCATCTAATCAAAATCTATGGAATGGCAGCAGAGCTTTCAGGTGGATTGGCCACTCTGCCCAGGTTAGTGTCACCAGCAAACCTGTGGAAGATACCTTTGTCCAGGTTTTTGATAAACTGAATAAGCCCAGACCCAGTATTGATCCTTGGGGAATGCCACTGACAGCAGGCTTCCATCTGGATTCTGTTCCTCTGATCACGACCTTCTGGGCTATGTCATTTAACCGGTTCTTGATCCTGTTCATCTAACCCACATTTCCTGAGTTTACCCATGAGGATGTTACAGGTGACAGTGTCAAAAGCCTTCCTCAAGTCAAGGCAGACAACTAGGTAGAACAATTATGTAGGAGACTATCAGGGAAGATACCCATGCAGCTGAAAAAATTCCCTCTGtattgaaaggaaaataatgaaaactaacttaaaattaaaatctatggaaaaaatacagactGGTTTGTTGGAGTGGAAGCTAGCTAAGACTTCAAAGACATAAAGAATCCTGACTTGTTCTGTTTCTCAATAATCAATATTATACTGATTTCTAGAAATTAACTCCAGTGGTGGACTATAGTTCATGTATATATGAACACTGTTGTGTACAAGTTCAAGGTCATACGAACCTAAAGTGGAAATGTGTGCTGAAGTTTCTCCATTCAGTTCTTTATTCCAGAAGACACAGGTGTAGTTCTCACTTGTATTTGGTTTGAATGTCAGGATGCTGGTGACATTGTAGAGGCCATCTGCAGTCAGTGTATAGGTGGTATTTGCTGGTCCACTGAGATTGAAGTTGTCATTTTGCCAGAAAACCTCTGCCAGGGGAAAGCCTTCTGACTGGCACATAAAAACAAACTTGTCTTCACCTGGTATTCTCATTACTTGAGTGTTTATTCTCTTGTAAGATGCTGCATAAGAAGTTGTTGAGTGAAATTGTTGAATGCAACAGTAGTCATTTTACCACTTCAttttccctgcttccctctAATGCTATGTATTATTTCTGGCTATATCTGTGGGACACGTATTTAAAATGATGAAGAATATTTTGTAGAACAATGCAAAATAGATTATTCAATCCTTACCCTGTCTACAGCAAAAGAAGACACTCTGGTACTTTATACAGGGCAGCAGTTGACACTAAATTTATGATTTATTAAGAAAGAGGAGACAAGTGGAATCTTATGGGactcttattttcatttttagaataTGCCACTTCCAGAAAGGCTGATTTTTATGTTTGTTCTACCATAGCTTATAAGCAATGTAATATTTTCATCCTCTTAGAACAAAATTGACTTTTCAGAGGAACTAATGTGGGTCTTAAGAATGTCTGTGCCCATTTTTGTATTTGATAAAGATTGCTATTTAAATATCTAGGTGGGAAACAAATGCTGCCTTGCATCACACAGGCATGCAATTAGTGGGAAACACCAGAAATCTTTCAAAGATCTGGTTTGTCATTTTGTCCAGTAACATACAGCTTTATTACTGATGCCCACTTGGCTTCAATGAACACAGAAAATCACATGTCcttgctctgggagctgcagtcacTTGGGGAATCCCCAGTGGCTTGGGTAATTGCAGCAGGGTTCATAAGTATAACAAAGCATCTCTGAGAAACTTTTGGGAATGACCAGAGGGTGGCCCAACAAGGCAGGGGTTcaaaggagaggagggaggaagaacTGGAGAAGAGGCTGTagaaagaaggggaaaggaagaaggatgGAAAGAGAACAGAggctgtccctccccagcacccatAACTCCGGGAGGAGCTCATCTGTTGAGCCAAAGGCTAGCCACCAAGAAGACAATGCTTTGgttcagctggggctgagcgCAAAGTCTTGGTGAGACAATTAGCAACAAATTCCTTCAGATTAAGCAATTTCTACCAGCTTATAAGGATTTAGTAGAGATGCCTCAATGAGGATACACATTTAATTTAACCACTTACCTTTTACTTCCAAAGCAATGTACTTGTAGTCCACGCCCTTGTAGGCAATGAGACAAAGGTACGAGCCTGCATCTGTTATCTTCACGTTGGTGATCTGAAGTATGGCTCGTCCCAACTTCAGTTCACTGTGCAGAAGTGACGCTCTTCCTATGTAATCAGGATGTTGGGATTGGTGGAGTGCCTTGCCATTGCGGAATGTGTACACCTCCTTCGATTTCAACCAGCCCTGCCTTTTCTGCTCCCAAACAACAGTCAGGAGTCCTAGATCCACTGAGCCATTCACAGGGAATTTGCATTCCATGGTCACATTCCTCCCATACTCTGCAATGTAGAGCTGTTGAGGAACTTCAACGGTAAATAAAGCTATATGAGGAAAAGAGAAcagtttcatttgttttatcAAAATATGTTCTGATTTCCTTTAAATTTGGGCAAAACTGTCAGATAGTATATGGGTAGTATACTGAATAGAGATAGTCAGAGGTATATGGGTACTGATTTGACTAAAAGTTTTAAGCATTTTTTGTTCATATTCACACTAGTATTTGTAGCATATAGTAATTATAGCAAATCCTCTACATTCTGTATTGATTACAGAATCTGAAAGCTGAGGGCAAAATGACCAAGCTTCTTGGTGTTATTTTTTCATAGTTTATGAGTAACTTTAGGCTAGGCAAGTGGTTACATTTTTATCCCTATGATAAACTATCCCTATGATTAACTATGATATGGTCTCTTACATGTTCTAAGGTTGTAGTAAAAGCAACTATTAATTGTGGAAACTGTAAATCTAATTTTATTATCCTTTACAAAAAGAATTACCAGTGCAGTTCCTGTGAATCAGAATTGCACTGGATTAACAAGTATAGCTCAGAATTGCTATGTAGCAATTACAGTCTCCACAAACCTGGAACCATGTGAGTAGCATTTGATCTCATGCATTTTCTCAGATACATGTAGCAGTATTACAGAAAATATATCAACATAATCTTAGCCATTGACCCAATCTGAAATTAGTATTGTTATGAATTTGTTGCCATTCTAAAGTGTACTTGATATGGCAGAGTTTCATATACCTTGTTACTACTTTCCATATTGGATGTACCATATATATTGGTAGACAATTTGGGGGTACTTGGATGTGTTGGTAGTGACATTCTGAAGAGAAGTCCATTCTTTTTATTGTATGTGTCTCCGAAATACTTACAGGGAAACCTTTGCATTGCTAGATTCCCCTTAGCAATGTTTGTTTATTCACTTATATGTAATAAGTATAATAAGGGAATAACTgtaataagggaaaaaaatatgtgaaaaagtGCCAAGCTCCTTCTGGGTTTCAGCCAAGCTGCTTCTGCTACCAGCATGGACAGGGAAACATAAGTGATTTTACTTCACTCCGTCTCACACTGAGATTGTATGCTTCCCAGTGGGCATTGGTTGCTCTGGTCATCCTCCTTCTCACAGCCATGACACTGATGCTGGATACCTCAGCTGCCAATACACAATATGTTAAAGAAGCCAGACTCTGGAAAGTGACTGACACCTATTCTCAGTCAGTGCCAGTGCCTTCTATAAGATGGAAAGCAGAGGCTCCAGACATTACTGACCGTTCATGCAAGTATTGCTGGAGGTGCTAAATACTAAAAGCTGCATGGGTTCTGCTAGTGGAACTGAAAGGCAATTTCTCTCTcacctgaaaccatgaagagCTGTGTTTCCAGCAATAGTATTGTGAGGATCTGGAACATTTTCTCAGGTAGATCTGAAATAAAAGTAGGATTGCATTAGAACTTGCAACAACTACCTTCTGCTGAGGCAGATCAGAGCCATGCTAACCTTTAAAATCCATCAGAGGCCATAAGtagcaaaagcagaaagaaatactAGACTACCAGCAGAAACAAGGAAAGTCCTTATTAGAGCAGCTTATGCATGCACAAAGCATATGAACCAATTGCAATGAAACAGTGacaataaatagaaataaaacatattatAATATGTTTcttatattatatataatataacatGACTTTTAATGAATCCAAGTGccaagtcctgcattttggccacaataactCCCTGCAATGTTACAGGCTagacagtgcccaggcagaaagggacctgggggcacTGGTCAACAGCCCACTGAACCTGAGCCAGCcgtgtgccctggtggccaagagggccaatggcccctggcctggatcaggaacagtgtggccagcaggagcagggaggtcattcttcccctgtactctgcactggtgaggtcacacctcaagtgctgtgtccagttctgtcccctcagtttaggagGGACATTGAGACccttgagcacatccagaggagggaacaaggctggtgaggggctggaacacaaaccctgtgaggaatggctgagggagctggggatgttcagcctggagaaaaggagactcaggggtgacctcatcactctctacagctcc
Above is a window of Oenanthe melanoleuca isolate GR-GAL-2019-014 chromosome Z, OMel1.0, whole genome shotgun sequence DNA encoding:
- the LOC130265265 gene encoding programmed cell death 1 ligand 2-like isoform X2, yielding MFQILTILLLETQLFMVSALFTVEVPQQLYIAEYGRNVTMECKFPVNGSVDLGLLTVVWEQKRQGWLKSKEVYTFRNGKALHQSQHPDYIGRASLLHSELKLGRAILQITNVKITDAGSYLCLIAYKGVDYKYIALEVKASYKRINTQVMRIPGEDKFVFMCQSEGFPLAEVFWQNDNFNLSGPANTTYTLTADGLYNVTSILTFKPNTSENYTCVFWNKELNGETSAHISTLALMSTQYSGQKFLISLIILTCVTVAVLLSALIIFQKRKSFKNEQPKKGDDFNSQSEALYLSTVTASRDSGSVGL
- the LOC130265265 gene encoding programmed cell death 1 ligand 2-like isoform X1 → MFQILTILLLETQLFMVSALFTVEVPQQLYIAEYGRNVTMECKFPVNGSVDLGLLTVVWEQKRQGWLKSKEVYTFRNGKALHQSQHPDYIGRASLLHSELKLGRAILQITNVKITDAGSYLCLIAYKGVDYKYIALEVKASYKRINTQVMRIPGEDKFVFMCQSEGFPLAEVFWQNDNFNLSGPANTTYTLTADGLYNVTSILTFKPNTSENYTCVFWNKELNGETSAHISTLALMSTQYSGQKFLISLIILTCVTVAVLLSALIIFQKRKSFKNEQPKKDRKRKLNPNAKDNRDDFNSQSEALYLSTVTASRDSGSVGL